DNA from Kitasatospora herbaricolor:
CGTACCTCGGGCCGAACGCGGCGCGGGTGCTGAACGCCGCCGACCTGGTCGGACTGCAGCGGATCTCCCCTCAGGAGGCCGAGCTGGTCGGCCGGGTGCTCTCGCTCGGCGACCAGGACGTGGCCTCGCTTCCCACCCTGGGCGAGGACATCACGCTCTGGGCGACCCGGATGCGGCGCCAGTACGTCCGGACCGTCGCCGGCCAGGCCGAGACCCAGGTGCTGGGCGCCCCGCGCCGGATGGACTGACCCGGGCGGGGAGGGCGGCGCGGGCCGGAGCCCCGGGAGTCACCCGGCGGAGGGCGTTCCCCGGACAAGATGAGGCACCGCCTTCAGCGCGGGCCGATTCACGTCCTAATCTTGATGCGCAACGGCACCGCGAACAGCGGCGGCGAACACGAGGGAGCCCAAGTGAGCAGCGATCGGGACGGCGTCTACGTCGGCGACAACGCGGCGGAGGACGACGACGACTGGTCCGACGCGCCCGACTACACTCCCCCGTCCTGGTACACCCAGAGCGAGCCGGCGGCGCCGGCGGCCGCCCAGGCGCCCGAGGCGCCTCCGGCGACCCAGCCCCCGGCCGTCCCCGTGCAGGGGGCTCCGCCGCAGGGCGTCCCGGCCCAGGCCGCGCCCCTCGCCCCGGCGCCGGTCGAGGTCGCGGCGCCCGCTCCGGCCCCGGTCGCCCAGGCCGTCCCCGTGGCGCCGGTCGCCGAAGCGGCGCCGGCGCCCGAGCCGGTGGTGGCCGCGCCCGCGCCGGTCCCCGTCCCCGCTCCCGCTCCCGTGCAGCCGCAGGCCGCCGAGCAGCCTCCGGTCGCCGCGGTGCCGCCCGCGCCCGCCCCCGCGGAGGCCGTCCGGGCCGCGCCGCCGGTGCAGCCGGCCGTGCCGGTGCAGGGGCAGCAGGCCGCCGCCGCGGCCCCGGCGCCCGAGCAGCAGCCCCCGTGGGCGGTCGGCCCGGAGGCCCAGCAGTACCAGGCGGCGCTCGCCCAGCAGCAGGCCCAGCAGCCCTACCCCCCGCAGGCCCAGCAGCAGCCGTACCCCCCGCAGGCCCCGCAGCAGCAGGCCCAGCAGCCCTACCCGCCGCAGGCGCAGCAGCAGCCGTACCCCCCGCAGGTCCAGCAGCAGGCCCCGCAGCAGCCGCAGTACCCCGGCCAGGAGCAGCAGGCCGCCCAGTGGGCCCAGCAGCAGGCGCAGCAGCAGGCCCAGGTCCAGCAGCAGGGCGGCTACGGCTACCCGCCGCAGGCCCAGCAGCCGTACCCCCCGCAGGCCCCGCAGCAGCAGGCCCCGCCGCAGCAGCCGGCGCCCGGCCCGCCGGTCGACCCGCGCCAGGGCGGCTGGCCCCAGCCGAACGCCTACCAGCCGCCGCAGCAGCCCCAGCCGCCCCAGCAGGGCGGCCAGCCGGGCTGGCCGCAGCAGGGCGGCGTCCCGCAGGCGCCCGCCGCGTTCCAGCAGGGCGGCCCCCCGCAGCAGACCGCGCACGGCGCGCCGCTCGGCTACACGGCCGCCGTCGAGCTGTCCTCCGACCGCCTGCTGCGCAGCCAGCCGAAGCAGCAGCGCCAGCAGTCGCGCTTCCAGTTCGGCGGCAAGGCGGCGGCCGCCGACCGGGCCCGCAAGCTGGAGATCATCCGTACCCCGGTGATGAGCTGCTACCGGATCGCGGTGATCAGCCTCAAGGGCGGCGTCGGCAAGACCACGACCACCACCTCGCTCGGGGCCACCCTGGCCAGTGAGCGCCAGGACAAGGTGATCGCGATCGACGCCAACCCGGACGCCGGCACCCTCGGGCGCCGGGTGAAGCGGCAGACCGGCGCGACCATCCGCGACCTGGTGACGGCCATCCCGCACCTGCGCAGCTACATGGACATCCGCCAGTTCACCTCGCAGGACCTGCACTCGGGCCTGGAGATCCTGGCGAACGACGTCGACCCGGCCGTCTCGACCACGTTCAACGACTCGGACTACCGCCAGGTCATCGACGTGCTGGGCCGGCAGTACCCGATCATCCTGACCGACTCCGGCACCGGGCTGCTGTACAGCGCGATGCGCGGGGTGCTGGACCTCGCCGACCAGCTGATCATCGTCTCCACCCCCAGCGTGGACGGTGCGAGCAGCGCCTCCACCACGCTGGACTGGCTGTCCGCGCACGGGTACGCGGACCTCGTCCAGCGCTCCATCACGGTGGTCTCCGGGGTGCGCGAGACCAGCAAGATGATCAAGGTCGAGGACATCGTCGCGCACTTCCAGACCCGCTGCCGCGGCGTCGTGGTGGTGCCCTTCGACGAGAGCCTGGCCGCCGGCGCCGAGGTCAACCTCGACATGATGCGCCCCAAGGTCCGGGAGGCCTACTTCGAGCTGGCCACCCTGGTCGGCGAGGACATCGTCCGGGCCCAGCAGGCCGCCGGGCAGCAGGCGGGCGGCTGGCAGCAGGCCGCCGCGCCGCAGTACCAGGGCCAGCCCTACCCGCAGCAGCAGGCCCAGCCCGGCGAGTGGGGCCAGCAGCAGCAGTACCCGCCCGCCGGCGGCCCCGAGGGCGGCCAGGCCGGCCACCCCCAGCAGCAGCCCGGCCAGCCCGCGCCCGGCGCCCCGTGGGCGCCGCAGCCGGGCCAGGCCCCGCCGCCGCCCCCGGGGTACGGCTACCCGCCCCAGCAGGGCGCCCCCGGCGGGCAGCAGCCGCTGCCGCAGGAATGGGCCCAGCAGCAGCAACAGCCCCCGCAGGGCGGCTACGGCTACCCTCCGCAGGGCCAGCCGCCGCAGCAGCAGGGGTAGCGGCGCCCCCGCGCCCGCCGCACGAACGCGAGGACCCGCCGGCCCGAGGCCGGCGGGTCCTCGCGTCCACGGCCGCCCGGGCGGCCGCGGGCCGTCAGCCGGCCGCCGGGCCCGCCCCGGTGAGGACCCGGGCCCGCTCGACGTCGTCGGCCATCCGCACCAGCAGCGCGTCGATCGAGTCGAACTTCTCCATGCCGCGCAGGTACGCCAGGAAGTCGACGGCGACGTGCATGCCGTACAGGTCCAGGCCGACCCGGTCGATGGCGTAGGCCTCCACCGTCCGGGTGGTGCCGTCGAAGGTCGGGTTGGTGCCGACCGAGATCGCGGCCGGCATCCGCTCGCCGGTGCCGCCCCCGGGCACCAGGGAGCCCTCCGTCGGGGCGGTCAGCCAGCCCGCGTAGACGCCGTCGGCCGGGATCGCGCTGTGCGGCACGGTCTCCACGTTGGCGGTCGGGTACCCCAGCTCACGGCCGCGCTGCGCGCCGCGCACCACCACGCCCTCGACCCGGTGCGGACGGCCGAGCACCTCGTTGGCGCCCGCCAGGTCCCCGGTGGCGACCAGCCGCCGGGTGAGGGTCGAGGAGAACGGCTCGCCGCCGCCGGCCTCGCCGCACACCTGCAGGTCCACCACCTCGACGTCGAAGTCCGCGCCCCGGCCGAGCTTGGCGAGCAGCTCGACGTTGCCCGCGGCCTTGTGCCCGAACCGGAAGTTGGGCCCCTCGATGACCGTCCGCGCGTGCAGCGCGTCCACCAGCACCTGCTGGACGAAGGTCTCCGGGGACTCCTGCGACAGCTCGAAGGTGAACGGCAGCACCAGCACCGCGTCCACCCCCAGCTCGGCGATCAGCTCCGCGCGACGCGGCTGCGGGGCGAGCAGCGGCGGGTGGCTGCCGGGCCGGACCACCTCGCTGGGGTGCGGGTCGAAGGTCACCACGACCGCCTTGGCGCCCAGCTCACGGGCCCGCTCCACCGCCCGGTTGATGATCAGTTGATGCCCGCGGTGCACTCCGTCGAACGAGCCGATGGTGACGACGCTGCGTCCCCAGTCGCCGGGGATCTCCTCCAGGCCACGCCAGCGCTGCACCCTGACCGCTCCTTGTTCCGTACGACGCGTACCTTCTGTACGCTCAAACGCTCACATCCGAACCCCTATAGCGTGCCATGCGCCCGGCCCTGCTCCGGCACCGGAAGGCCGGTTCGCCGCCGCGGCGGCCGCACGCCGGTCGGCTGCCCGCCCGGCCCGGCCTCCCGCTCCGCCTCGGCGGCGGCGTACTGGGGGTCGCGCCCGGCCGCCACCAGAGCCCGCATCCGGGCCAGCCGGGGCCCGTCCGGCAGCGGTGGTGCGTGTTCGTCCGGCCACCGGGCGAGCAGCAGGGCGAAGGCCGCCGAGCTCCCGGCACAGCGCACCAGCACCTCGTCCGCCTCCAGCAGCGCGGCGCAGGCCCCGGCGACCACCTCGCGGGCCCGGTCCTCGTCGTGGCCGGCACAGTGCTCGGCCAGGCGCTCCAACGCCGCCGTCAGCACCGCCGGATCGCTCTCGGCCGCCAGCAGTGCGGCCAGCAGTTCCGCCCGCGCGGGGCCGCCCGCGGCGGCCAGCACCTCGGCGAACACCCGCCGCACGACCGGGCGGGCCGTCAGCACGCCGTCCAGCAGCGCCCGCAGGTCCGCCGGCGCCCCCAGCGGGCCGGGGAGCCCGCGCAGCCTGCCCTCCAGATACTCGCCCGCGACCAGGCCGGCCCGCTCCGGACGCTCCCTCAGCAGCGCCCCGGCCAGTTCGGCGCCCGCGCGGAGCACCTGCGGCGCGGCCGCCCCCGCCAGCACCCGCAGCCCTTCGGCCACCGCGGCGCCGGGCCGCGCGAGGCGCTCCGCGAAGGCGGCCAGCACCTGGCGGGGGTGGCTCTCCAGCGCCGGCCCGAGGACGTCCGCCGTGACGAACGGGTCCCCGGCGACGTAGGCGGCCAGGGCGCGCGGCAGGTGGGCGTCACGGGTCCCCGGCGCGCGGACCAGCAGCGCCAGCGCGGCCCCGTGCAGGGCCGGTTCGTCCTCCCGGGCCAGCAGCGCCAGCGCGGTGTGGCGCAGCAGCTCGGCGCCGGCGCCGTGGGCGTGCGGGGCGGCCCGCAGGGCGTGCACGGCGGCCGCCACGTGGCGCTCGGGGCGGGGGTCGTGGCTCCAGCGGTCGACGGCCCGGCACAGGGCGGAGGGCTCGTCCGCGGCGAGCACCAGCAGCAGGGCGTCGGCGCGCGGGTGGGCGGCGTCGGCGAGACGGTCCGTCAGGTCGTCCAGGGCGAGGCTGCGATGGGTGTGCAGCAGGTCGTGGGCGAGGTCGGCGACGGTGCTCCCGGGCCGGGCCGGCAGGCCCCCGGGGTCGTCGAACCAGGCGCAGAG
Protein-coding regions in this window:
- a CDS encoding AAA family ATPase, coding for MSSDRDGVYVGDNAAEDDDDWSDAPDYTPPSWYTQSEPAAPAAAQAPEAPPATQPPAVPVQGAPPQGVPAQAAPLAPAPVEVAAPAPAPVAQAVPVAPVAEAAPAPEPVVAAPAPVPVPAPAPVQPQAAEQPPVAAVPPAPAPAEAVRAAPPVQPAVPVQGQQAAAAAPAPEQQPPWAVGPEAQQYQAALAQQQAQQPYPPQAQQQPYPPQAPQQQAQQPYPPQAQQQPYPPQVQQQAPQQPQYPGQEQQAAQWAQQQAQQQAQVQQQGGYGYPPQAQQPYPPQAPQQQAPPQQPAPGPPVDPRQGGWPQPNAYQPPQQPQPPQQGGQPGWPQQGGVPQAPAAFQQGGPPQQTAHGAPLGYTAAVELSSDRLLRSQPKQQRQQSRFQFGGKAAAADRARKLEIIRTPVMSCYRIAVISLKGGVGKTTTTTSLGATLASERQDKVIAIDANPDAGTLGRRVKRQTGATIRDLVTAIPHLRSYMDIRQFTSQDLHSGLEILANDVDPAVSTTFNDSDYRQVIDVLGRQYPIILTDSGTGLLYSAMRGVLDLADQLIIVSTPSVDGASSASTTLDWLSAHGYADLVQRSITVVSGVRETSKMIKVEDIVAHFQTRCRGVVVVPFDESLAAGAEVNLDMMRPKVREAYFELATLVGEDIVRAQQAAGQQAGGWQQAAAPQYQGQPYPQQQAQPGEWGQQQQYPPAGGPEGGQAGHPQQQPGQPAPGAPWAPQPGQAPPPPPGYGYPPQQGAPGGQQPLPQEWAQQQQQPPQGGYGYPPQGQPPQQQG
- a CDS encoding bifunctional riboflavin kinase/FAD synthetase, which encodes MQRWRGLEEIPGDWGRSVVTIGSFDGVHRGHQLIINRAVERARELGAKAVVVTFDPHPSEVVRPGSHPPLLAPQPRRAELIAELGVDAVLVLPFTFELSQESPETFVQQVLVDALHARTVIEGPNFRFGHKAAGNVELLAKLGRGADFDVEVVDLQVCGEAGGGEPFSSTLTRRLVATGDLAGANEVLGRPHRVEGVVVRGAQRGRELGYPTANVETVPHSAIPADGVYAGWLTAPTEGSLVPGGGTGERMPAAISVGTNPTFDGTTRTVEAYAIDRVGLDLYGMHVAVDFLAYLRGMEKFDSIDALLVRMADDVERARVLTGAGPAAG